In a single window of the Polyangia bacterium genome:
- a CDS encoding M90 family metallopeptidase, translating to MFAWLKRRRRDAVRRQPFPVEWRRFIDKNVPFVARLPPDDRQELGGHILVFLAEKHFEGCGGLELTDEVRVTIAAQACILLLHRDTDDYPNLVSILVYPTTYVVRGGRRTADGLIAEGPEARLGESWARDVVVLAWDSVLSGAADIHDGHNVVLHEFAHQLDQESRADTGVPVLPRRSMYLAWARVLGHDFDQLVHDVAHHHRTLIDRYGATNPAEFFAVVTETFFEKPRPLRAKHPELYGLLKEFYRQDPAELAPKA from the coding sequence ATGTTCGCCTGGTTGAAGCGCCGGCGCCGGGACGCGGTCCGGCGCCAGCCGTTTCCCGTCGAATGGCGCCGGTTCATCGACAAGAACGTGCCTTTCGTCGCACGCTTGCCTCCTGACGATCGCCAGGAACTCGGCGGGCATATCCTGGTCTTTCTGGCCGAGAAACACTTCGAAGGGTGTGGCGGACTGGAGCTCACCGACGAGGTGCGGGTGACGATCGCCGCTCAGGCCTGCATCCTGCTGCTTCATCGCGACACGGACGACTATCCCAATCTGGTGTCCATTCTCGTCTATCCCACGACATACGTGGTGCGCGGAGGCCGGCGCACCGCCGACGGGTTGATCGCCGAGGGACCGGAGGCCCGGCTGGGGGAATCATGGGCGCGAGACGTGGTGGTGCTGGCCTGGGACAGCGTGCTTTCGGGCGCCGCCGACATCCACGACGGTCACAACGTCGTCCTGCACGAGTTCGCGCACCAGCTGGACCAGGAGAGCCGCGCTGACACCGGTGTCCCCGTTCTTCCCCGACGGTCAATGTATCTGGCCTGGGCGCGGGTGCTGGGCCACGACTTCGATCAACTGGTGCACGACGTTGCGCACCATCACCGCACCCTCATCGATCGCTACGGCGCCACCAATCCCGCCGAATTCTTCGCCGTCGTGACCGAGACGTTCTTCGAAAAACCACGCCCGCTGCGCGCCAAGCACCCGGAGCTGTACGGTCTGCTCAAGGAATTCTACCGACAGGATCCCGCCGAGCTTGCGCCCAAGGCGTGA
- a CDS encoding HlyD family efflux transporter periplasmic adaptor subunit translates to MKRRLVLLLVVVAAVGIYVGYRVRRAAAPFEWSGTVEAHMIEVGSRVGGRVQEVSVREGDAVKAGQTLVTLEKGDLPAQRTIALGQLEQAQGALEKVASRTLPTARRAEIAEAQARLQVEQAQQEKAKLDDDRSRQLYKQGAVTRVDADNATLALKSANAQASALRSQLDTLLHGTPEDVRSGRGLVDAAQGRLQQIDVMLDELVIRAPRASRVESLDLRPGDILAPNAPAAKLLEPAELYVRIYVPETEIGHVHPGLEVPITVDSFPGKAFRGRVESVASEGEFTPRNLQTADERADQVFACRVRIEEGADVLRAGMAATVRVPR, encoded by the coding sequence GTGAAGCGAAGGCTGGTGCTTTTGTTGGTCGTCGTGGCCGCGGTGGGCATCTACGTTGGGTACCGCGTTCGACGCGCCGCCGCGCCGTTCGAGTGGAGCGGCACCGTCGAGGCGCACATGATCGAAGTCGGTTCGCGGGTGGGCGGCCGGGTGCAGGAGGTCAGCGTGCGCGAGGGCGACGCGGTCAAGGCCGGGCAGACCCTGGTGACGTTGGAAAAGGGCGACCTCCCCGCGCAACGGACCATCGCGCTTGGGCAGCTGGAGCAAGCGCAAGGGGCGCTGGAAAAAGTCGCCAGCCGGACCCTTCCCACCGCCCGCCGCGCCGAGATCGCCGAGGCCCAGGCCCGGCTGCAGGTAGAGCAGGCGCAGCAAGAGAAGGCCAAGCTTGACGACGATCGAAGCCGCCAGCTCTACAAGCAAGGGGCGGTCACGCGCGTCGACGCGGACAATGCCACTTTGGCCCTGAAATCGGCGAACGCTCAGGCCTCGGCGTTGCGATCGCAGCTGGACACCCTGCTGCACGGAACCCCCGAGGACGTGCGCTCCGGCCGTGGTTTGGTGGATGCGGCGCAGGGACGGCTGCAGCAGATCGACGTCATGCTCGACGAGCTGGTCATCCGCGCCCCGCGCGCGTCGCGCGTCGAATCGCTGGACCTGCGCCCGGGCGACATCCTGGCGCCCAACGCGCCGGCCGCCAAGCTGCTCGAACCAGCCGAGCTTTACGTTCGCATCTACGTCCCCGAAACCGAGATCGGCCACGTGCACCCGGGGCTGGAGGTCCCGATCACCGTCGATTCGTTTCCAGGCAAAGCATTTCGGGGCCGGGTCGAATCAGTGGCCAGCGAAGGCGAATTCACGCCGCGCAACCTTCAGACCGCCGACGAACGCGCTGACCAGGTGTTCGCCTGCCGGGTGCGCATCGAGGAAGGAGCGGACGTGTTGCGCGCCG